One window from the genome of Candidatus Thermoplasmatota archaeon encodes:
- a CDS encoding amidohydrolase: MPASLLFRNGTILTMDPARPRVEALAVGGGRILAAGSLTEARAFAGPGTRVVDLGRRCLLPAFVDAHTHLTHFGLDLSRLDLSQARSLRSALASLRVRAARAKPGAWIVAHSFDETRWPENRLPTRADLDAVAPNRKVLLRRVDGHSAVVSSAALVRLDLRGVEGVERKAGVATGVLREDAADRAYEAARATREEVDAGLRRGARRLHAMGVASVAETSEAWEARAYRRHARSGRPLVRAYLKARESLLDEALARGTAGDAWIRWGGVKLYLDGSFGSHTAALSEPFADAPDVRGLLTYSDARLRSIARRAHAGGLQLCMHAIGDRAIDQALAAAADAQRSRARADARHRIEHFLLPSQDAIERARRLGVVASVQPNFLGRWGGKDGLYERRLGVRRASRLLPLRDMADAGVRIALGSDGMPYGPLFGIHSAVNARYPRQRLTVDEALRAYTADAAWACHAEDRVGSLSPGKLADLVVLSRDPREDPTRIDRLSAVATYLDGKLVHGAVYRRLSSQRSARSRP, translated from the coding sequence GTGCCCGCCTCGCTGCTGTTCCGCAACGGCACGATCCTCACCATGGACCCCGCCCGCCCGCGGGTCGAGGCCCTCGCCGTCGGCGGCGGGCGCATCCTCGCCGCAGGCTCGCTCACGGAGGCGCGCGCGTTCGCAGGTCCGGGCACGCGGGTCGTCGACCTTGGCCGACGCTGCCTGCTTCCGGCCTTCGTGGACGCCCACACGCATCTCACCCACTTTGGCCTCGACCTCTCGCGCCTGGACCTCTCGCAGGCCCGAAGCCTCCGCTCGGCGCTCGCCTCCCTGCGCGTCCGCGCCGCGCGCGCCAAGCCCGGCGCTTGGATCGTCGCACACTCGTTCGACGAGACGCGCTGGCCCGAGAACCGGCTTCCCACGCGCGCGGACCTCGACGCCGTCGCGCCCAACCGCAAGGTCCTTCTCCGCCGCGTGGACGGCCACAGCGCCGTCGTGAGCTCCGCCGCGCTCGTTCGGCTGGACCTGCGGGGGGTCGAAGGCGTCGAGCGCAAGGCGGGCGTCGCCACGGGCGTGCTGCGCGAGGACGCGGCGGACCGCGCGTACGAGGCCGCCCGGGCCACGCGCGAGGAGGTCGACGCGGGCTTGCGGAGGGGGGCGCGGCGGTTGCACGCGATGGGCGTGGCAAGCGTGGCCGAGACCTCCGAAGCGTGGGAGGCACGGGCGTATCGTCGCCACGCCCGCTCCGGGCGGCCGCTTGTTCGGGCGTACCTCAAGGCGCGCGAGTCGTTGCTCGACGAGGCGCTCGCCCGGGGCACCGCGGGCGACGCGTGGATCCGCTGGGGCGGCGTGAAACTGTACCTCGACGGGAGCTTTGGGTCGCACACGGCTGCGCTCTCGGAACCGTTTGCCGACGCGCCCGACGTGCGCGGGCTCCTCACGTACTCGGATGCGCGCTTGCGGTCGATCGCGCGGCGGGCGCACGCGGGCGGGCTGCAGCTTTGCATGCACGCGATCGGCGACCGCGCGATCGACCAGGCGTTGGCGGCCGCGGCCGACGCGCAGCGGTCGCGCGCCCGCGCCGACGCGCGTCATCGGATCGAGCATTTCCTTCTTCCCTCGCAGGACGCGATCGAGCGGGCGCGGCGCCTGGGCGTCGTGGCAAGCGTGCAGCCGAACTTTTTGGGCCGCTGGGGCGGCAAGGACGGGTTGTACGAGCGACGGCTGGGCGTGCGGCGCGCGTCGCGGTTGCTGCCGCTTCGCGACATGGCCGACGCGGGCGTGCGGATCGCCCTCGGGAGCGACGGCATGCCCTACGGTCCCCTGTTTGGCATCCATTCGGCCGTGAACGCGCGTTACCCCCGCCAACGGCTGACGGTCGACGAGGCGCTGCGGGCCTACACGGCCGACGCCGCTTGGGCGTGCCATGCGGAGGATCGCGTTGGAAGCCTTTCGCCGGGGAAGCTTGCGGACCTCGTCGTGCTCTCGCGCGATCCGCGTGAGGACCCGACCCGCATCGACCGGCTCTCCGCGGTCGCCACGTACCTCGACGGAAAGCTCGTGCACGGGGCCGTCTACCGCAGGCTGTCGAGCCAGCGGTCGGCGCGCAGCAGGCCGTAG
- a CDS encoding S8 family serine peptidase — translation MRAQPLGLALAALLLVPSLAGCVAQTEWAREATGLSTLAGRGLTGAGVRLAIIDTGIDPDHPAFAGRTVRWADLVNGQGKPYDDNGHGTHVAGLVVGATGLWAEILSGVKLAPSAPGVELLVIKAIRAGGEGSDTTVARAVTTAKTQGAHVILMSLGGAKGLLLGTETENAVSDALRAGVFVVAAAGNREGGGNGDVASPASVKDVIAVGAVDRNLRIASFSQRGDNGGVVGGLVGARQNPDRKPEIVAPGVGILGPWRGGQYATADGTSQAAPYVAAALALLLEAKPEFKREGSRAGHIGAVKSALAASAQKIGPLAGASGLAHDDRYGYGLLRADRWLDSLR, via the coding sequence GTGCGCGCGCAGCCGCTTGGCCTTGCCCTTGCCGCCCTCCTCCTCGTCCCCTCGCTTGCCGGCTGCGTGGCGCAGACCGAGTGGGCTCGCGAGGCCACGGGCCTTTCCACGCTCGCCGGACGCGGGCTCACGGGGGCGGGCGTGCGGCTTGCCATCATCGACACGGGCATCGATCCCGATCATCCGGCGTTTGCGGGCCGCACCGTCCGATGGGCCGATCTCGTGAACGGGCAGGGCAAGCCGTACGACGACAACGGGCACGGCACGCACGTGGCGGGCCTCGTCGTCGGCGCGACGGGTCTCTGGGCCGAGATCCTAAGCGGCGTGAAGCTTGCGCCCTCCGCGCCGGGCGTCGAGCTCCTCGTCATCAAGGCCATCCGGGCCGGCGGGGAGGGATCGGACACGACGGTCGCGCGCGCGGTCACGACGGCCAAGACGCAAGGCGCGCACGTCATCCTCATGAGCCTGGGCGGCGCCAAGGGCCTCCTCCTTGGGACGGAAACGGAGAACGCCGTCTCCGACGCGCTGCGCGCGGGCGTGTTCGTCGTCGCGGCCGCGGGCAACCGCGAGGGCGGCGGAAACGGCGACGTCGCAAGCCCGGCGAGCGTGAAGGACGTGATCGCCGTGGGCGCCGTGGACCGGAACCTTCGCATCGCGTCGTTCAGCCAGCGGGGCGACAACGGCGGCGTGGTGGGCGGCCTCGTGGGCGCGCGGCAGAATCCCGACCGCAAGCCCGAGATCGTCGCGCCGGGCGTGGGCATCCTCGGGCCCTGGCGCGGCGGGCAGTACGCGACGGCCGACGGCACGAGCCAAGCCGCGCCGTACGTGGCCGCCGCCCTTGCGCTCCTTCTCGAGGCCAAGCCCGAATTCAAGCGCGAGGGAAGCCGGGCCGGCCACATCGGCGCCGTGAAGAGCGCGCTTGCCGCCTCGGCGCAGAAGATCGGGCCGCTTGCCGGCGCGTCGGGACTTGCGCACGACGATCGGTACGGCTACGGCCTGCTGCGCGCCGACCGCTGGCTCGACAGCCTGCGGTAG
- a CDS encoding DUF1611 domain-containing protein encodes MPGALLLAHDRFDPLWGKTAVCILRYNPGRAVAVVDRSNAGRDAGEVVGPVGRGVPVVASVEEGLRFGPDEVVIGIAPVGGALPDAWRPDLRAALDNGLGVVSGLHTFLADDPELSALAQKSGASIVDVRRPPAEKRILDGSGRRVRAPVVLTVGTDCSSGKMTTAVEIVRAARARGLRAAFAATGQTGIMIGADAGVAVDAVVSDFVAGATERLVLECARSDPDLIVVEGQGTLTHPAYAGVTASLLFGACPDLLVLCHDARRKEMKGFGAKLRSPREEIALNETLLSGWTRGKACAVSLMTLGLSERAAKDAVARVRRQTRLPTTDPVRSGPKPLLDAVLARAGKIPGKRALRRLKR; translated from the coding sequence ATGCCCGGCGCGCTGCTTTTGGCCCACGACCGCTTCGACCCGCTGTGGGGGAAGACGGCCGTATGCATCCTCCGCTACAACCCCGGCCGCGCGGTGGCCGTCGTGGACCGCAGCAACGCCGGCCGCGACGCGGGCGAGGTCGTTGGCCCCGTCGGCCGCGGCGTGCCCGTCGTCGCGTCGGTCGAAGAGGGGCTGCGATTTGGCCCCGACGAGGTCGTGATCGGAATCGCGCCCGTGGGAGGCGCCCTCCCGGACGCCTGGCGGCCGGACCTCCGCGCGGCGCTCGACAACGGCCTCGGCGTCGTCTCGGGCCTTCACACCTTCCTCGCCGACGACCCCGAGCTGTCCGCGCTTGCGCAAAAGAGCGGCGCAAGCATCGTGGACGTCCGCCGGCCGCCAGCCGAGAAGCGCATCCTCGACGGCTCGGGGCGCCGGGTCCGCGCGCCCGTCGTCCTCACGGTCGGCACGGATTGCTCCTCCGGCAAGATGACGACCGCCGTGGAGATCGTGCGCGCCGCCCGCGCGCGGGGCCTTCGGGCCGCGTTTGCCGCGACGGGGCAGACGGGGATCATGATCGGCGCCGACGCGGGCGTCGCCGTCGACGCCGTCGTCTCCGACTTCGTGGCGGGCGCGACCGAGCGCCTCGTGCTCGAATGCGCCCGCTCCGACCCCGACCTCATCGTGGTCGAGGGTCAAGGCACGCTCACGCATCCCGCCTACGCGGGCGTCACGGCAAGCCTTCTGTTCGGGGCCTGCCCCGACCTCCTCGTGCTCTGCCACGACGCGCGACGCAAGGAGATGAAGGGCTTTGGCGCAAAGCTCCGCTCGCCGCGCGAGGAGATCGCCCTCAACGAGACGCTCCTGTCCGGTTGGACGCGCGGGAAGGCGTGCGCCGTCTCGCTCATGACGCTTGGTCTCTCCGAGCGCGCGGCCAAGGACGCCGTCGCCCGCGTGCGCCGCCAGACCCGGCTGCCCACGACCGATCCCGTGCGCTCTGGCCCAAAGCCGCTGCTCGACGCGGTGCTCGCGCGCGCCGGAAAGATCCCCGGCAAGCGCGCCCTCCGGAGGCTGAAGCGCTGA
- a CDS encoding dipeptide epimerase: MGVVDLRLSRPFVISAGAATTERTLVVELSHDGLVGLGEASPSARVCGETLDDASRFLDGVAARIARGELSDPVALLSWVDKQTGTPAARCAVETAVADLLGKQRKKSVAQLLNLQPARLPTSATVSLGLPEAMAKQSVEYVERGFRVLKVKVGEAARDVERVAAIRDACPEAAIRCDANGGWSEAEAVRVTSALEKLEIELLEQPLARGSEAAIRRLAGWTDVPIFLDESVLSFADAQQAVADRVADGINVKLMKTGGLHEALRIARHARAHDWPLMIGCMIETSVGITAASHLLAAFDHADLDGAFLTANDPFEGATLRDGFVAPPPGPGLGVRPKP, translated from the coding sequence GTGGGCGTCGTCGACCTTCGGCTCTCCCGCCCGTTTGTCATCAGCGCCGGCGCCGCCACGACGGAAAGGACGCTCGTCGTGGAGCTCTCGCACGACGGCCTCGTCGGCCTTGGCGAGGCCTCGCCGAGCGCGCGCGTGTGCGGAGAGACGCTCGACGACGCGTCGCGCTTCCTCGACGGCGTAGCGGCGCGAATTGCGCGCGGCGAGCTTTCGGACCCCGTCGCGCTTCTCTCCTGGGTCGACAAGCAAACGGGCACGCCCGCCGCGCGGTGCGCGGTCGAAACGGCCGTCGCCGACCTTCTGGGCAAGCAGCGGAAGAAGAGCGTGGCGCAGCTTCTCAACCTGCAACCGGCGCGGCTTCCCACGAGCGCCACCGTGAGCCTGGGATTGCCCGAGGCCATGGCCAAGCAGTCCGTCGAGTACGTCGAGCGGGGTTTTAGGGTCCTAAAAGTGAAGGTGGGCGAGGCCGCGCGCGACGTCGAGCGGGTGGCGGCGATCCGCGACGCATGCCCGGAGGCGGCGATCCGTTGCGACGCCAACGGGGGCTGGAGCGAGGCGGAGGCCGTCCGCGTGACCTCGGCCTTGGAAAAGCTCGAGATCGAGCTTCTGGAGCAGCCGCTTGCGCGCGGCAGCGAGGCGGCGATCCGAAGGCTTGCGGGCTGGACGGACGTCCCGATCTTCCTCGACGAGAGCGTGCTCTCGTTCGCGGACGCGCAGCAAGCGGTGGCGGACCGCGTGGCCGACGGCATCAACGTGAAGCTCATGAAGACCGGCGGCCTGCACGAGGCCCTGCGCATCGCGCGGCACGCCCGCGCGCACGACTGGCCGCTCATGATCGGCTGCATGATCGAGACGTCCGTTGGCATCACGGCCGCAAGCCATCTTTTGGCCGCCTTCGACCACGCGGACCTCGACGGCGCGTTCCTCACGGCGAACGATCCGTTCGAGGGGGCGACCCTCCGCGACGGATTTGTCGCGCCACCGCCGGGGCCGGGTCTTGGCGTGCGGCCGAAACCGTGA
- a CDS encoding V-type ATP synthase subunit I, whose amino-acid sequence MKPARMARLLVVAPRARLRTVVDTLYGLELAHLVEHVESDDPEFSEFKLGRPLPEGSGASERLVKLRGLHRHLGLAAEEATAAPGAPRVPASDIRRKLDQAIAQMELDVASAAEGRNRIQQELSDLQKRREPLAPLVPLSLSLDDYRGYESLAVIVGSCEADPRKIEGDLSLATSGEHEMFEAPPVYAIFVPRRLLAPTQEALRALGFKEQELPEGQGSPADELARVERFEAELKAKLERAEGELARLREQHRQFLVAAEEDLTIEVEKSEAPISFATSEHAFVAEAWVPASDVAKVRLALERASGGDVHVDVLAHAVAHADAHHGGAHAAPQAEPPTKYENARAFRPFQFFTDLVSTPKYDEIDPTPVLALILPLFLGFMIGDFGYGILMVLIGVLLVRRLGHLQGVRELGIAVALAGIVAGVLGAVVFAEAFGIHFFIPNYEYEHIKHVLEDKHAAITAASVCSTLYHEGAVSWGCLLGMDLHADPMLSKLTQVTDLLVLSVLAAFVHMGLGLVFGMVNAWGHSKRHVLAKFGWLALMIGFFVQILYMAGYEGGNRVALGAWNVLGVPEATIAVAGVGFHVALLAALVLGAILLAVGEGPITVLELPAMLSNLLSYTRLAGLAVAKAAMAAAFTSLTLVAMVLDGTDLLFLVIGLVLFVITQLFVFVLGVFSSGIQAIRLNYVEFFNKFYTGGGKPFAPFGKRRIHTIET is encoded by the coding sequence ATGAAACCCGCGCGCATGGCCCGACTCCTCGTCGTCGCGCCGCGCGCGCGCCTTCGCACCGTCGTCGACACGCTCTACGGGCTCGAGCTTGCCCATCTCGTCGAGCACGTCGAGAGCGACGACCCCGAGTTCTCCGAGTTCAAGCTCGGCCGGCCGCTTCCGGAGGGAAGCGGCGCAAGCGAGCGCCTCGTCAAGCTGCGCGGCCTCCACCGGCACCTCGGCCTTGCCGCCGAGGAGGCCACGGCCGCGCCGGGCGCGCCGCGCGTCCCCGCGTCCGACATCCGCCGCAAGCTCGATCAGGCCATCGCGCAGATGGAGCTCGACGTCGCCTCGGCAGCCGAGGGCCGCAACCGCATCCAGCAGGAGCTCTCCGACCTGCAGAAGCGCCGCGAGCCCCTCGCGCCGCTTGTTCCCCTTTCGCTGTCGCTTGACGACTACCGAGGCTACGAGAGCCTGGCCGTGATCGTCGGCTCCTGCGAAGCCGATCCCCGCAAGATCGAGGGCGACCTCTCGCTTGCGACCTCCGGCGAGCACGAGATGTTCGAGGCGCCCCCCGTCTACGCGATCTTCGTGCCCCGCCGCCTGCTCGCGCCCACCCAAGAGGCCCTGCGCGCGCTCGGCTTCAAGGAGCAGGAGCTCCCCGAGGGGCAGGGCAGTCCCGCCGACGAGCTTGCGCGCGTCGAGCGCTTCGAGGCCGAGCTTAAGGCGAAGCTCGAGCGCGCCGAGGGCGAGCTCGCCCGCCTCCGCGAGCAGCACCGGCAGTTCCTCGTCGCCGCCGAGGAGGACCTCACGATCGAGGTCGAGAAGTCCGAGGCGCCGATCTCCTTTGCCACAAGCGAGCACGCCTTCGTGGCCGAAGCGTGGGTCCCCGCCTCCGACGTTGCGAAGGTCCGCTTGGCGCTCGAGCGGGCCAGCGGCGGCGACGTGCACGTGGACGTGCTCGCCCACGCGGTCGCCCACGCCGACGCTCACCACGGCGGCGCCCACGCCGCGCCCCAGGCCGAGCCGCCGACGAAGTACGAGAACGCGCGGGCCTTCCGGCCCTTCCAGTTCTTCACCGATCTCGTGAGCACGCCGAAGTACGACGAGATCGACCCCACGCCCGTGCTCGCCCTCATCCTGCCGCTGTTCCTTGGCTTCATGATCGGCGACTTCGGGTACGGCATCCTCATGGTCCTCATCGGCGTCCTGCTCGTGCGCCGCCTGGGCCACCTCCAGGGCGTCCGCGAGCTTGGCATCGCCGTTGCGCTTGCGGGCATCGTGGCCGGCGTGCTGGGCGCCGTCGTGTTCGCCGAGGCCTTTGGCATCCACTTCTTCATCCCCAACTACGAGTACGAGCACATCAAGCACGTCCTCGAGGACAAGCACGCGGCCATCACCGCCGCCAGCGTGTGCTCCACGCTCTACCACGAGGGCGCCGTCTCGTGGGGATGCCTCTTGGGCATGGATCTCCACGCCGATCCGATGCTCTCGAAGCTCACGCAGGTCACCGACCTTCTCGTGCTCTCGGTCCTCGCGGCCTTCGTCCACATGGGTCTGGGCCTCGTCTTTGGCATGGTCAACGCCTGGGGCCACTCGAAGCGACACGTGCTCGCCAAGTTCGGCTGGCTTGCGCTCATGATCGGCTTCTTCGTGCAGATCCTCTACATGGCCGGCTACGAGGGCGGCAACCGCGTCGCGCTTGGCGCCTGGAACGTGCTGGGCGTGCCGGAGGCCACGATCGCCGTGGCCGGCGTGGGCTTCCACGTTGCGCTTTTGGCCGCGCTTGTTCTCGGCGCGATTCTCCTGGCCGTGGGCGAAGGGCCCATCACCGTGCTCGAGCTTCCCGCCATGCTCTCGAACCTCCTCTCCTACACGCGTCTTGCGGGCCTTGCCGTCGCCAAGGCGGCCATGGCCGCGGCCTTCACGAGCCTCACGCTCGTGGCGATGGTCCTCGACGGCACCGATCTCCTGTTCCTCGTGATCGGGCTCGTGCTGTTCGTGATCACGCAGCTCTTCGTGTTCGTGCTCGGCGTCTTCTCGAGCGGCATCCAGGCGATCCGTCTCAACTACGTCGAGTTCTTCAACAAGTTCTACACGGGCGGAGGCAAGCCCTTCGCGCCGTTTGGAAAGCGACGAATCCACACGATCGAAACGTAA
- a CDS encoding V-type ATP synthase subunit K: protein MSGNNVVKIGIGMLAVLALAGTAAAQETGSDRGALAEGAGLMVIGAGLALGLAAIGTGIAQYGIGAAVVGAVAEDPAFLGRGFILLAFVETILIFGFVGLILLSGRIPTL from the coding sequence ATGAGCGGCAACAACGTCGTCAAGATCGGGATCGGGATGCTGGCGGTCCTCGCCCTTGCGGGCACCGCGGCGGCGCAGGAAACCGGATCGGACCGCGGAGCCCTTGCCGAGGGCGCCGGCCTGATGGTCATCGGCGCGGGCCTTGCCCTTGGCCTTGCCGCCATCGGCACGGGCATCGCCCAGTACGGCATCGGCGCGGCCGTCGTCGGCGCCGTGGCGGAAGACCCGGCGTTCCTTGGTCGCGGCTTCATCCTGCTCGCCTTCGTCGAGACGATCCTCATCTTCGGTTTCGTCGGCCTCATCCTGCTCTCCGGCAGGATCCCGACGCTCTGA
- the ahaC gene encoding ATP synthase A1 subunit C produces the protein MAKLTLASLSSRLFSGNYPYVTARVRAKKPKLLPKEQYQRLATMSPPEIARSLQEGTYRKEIDELAQRYTGARLVEMATRLNLARTYTEVRGFARGEVETVVTLILQRYDVYNVKTILRGKFANVPPEEVQDQLVPAGALSADDLAGLLRLGSMEEVVERLQATPYGDILKESLARGVQSLTDLENALDKRYYAQLLHAVEPGNEPNRAFLKWVRFEIDALNLKTALRLRADRIEELGDLHVPGGSETPEERVKRWLRASPDELQSDVASLPFGKGALAEKLRGFVERGELSGVVAALDKQLILSAQSFSHRYPLSVLPVVDYVLRKKVEVDNLRVLALGKAAGLPEATLKELLIV, from the coding sequence ATGGCCAAGCTGACGTTGGCGTCGTTGTCCTCCCGCCTGTTCTCGGGCAACTACCCCTACGTCACGGCGCGCGTCCGCGCCAAGAAGCCAAAGCTCCTCCCGAAGGAGCAATACCAGCGCCTGGCGACGATGAGCCCGCCCGAGATCGCGCGCTCGCTGCAGGAAGGCACGTACCGCAAGGAGATCGACGAGCTCGCCCAGCGGTACACGGGCGCCCGGCTCGTGGAGATGGCCACGCGCCTCAACCTCGCCCGCACCTACACCGAGGTGCGAGGCTTCGCGCGCGGCGAGGTCGAGACGGTCGTGACGCTCATCCTCCAGCGCTACGACGTCTACAACGTGAAGACGATCCTGCGCGGGAAGTTCGCGAACGTGCCCCCCGAGGAGGTCCAAGACCAGCTCGTCCCCGCCGGCGCGCTGTCGGCCGACGACCTTGCGGGCCTGCTTCGGCTGGGCAGCATGGAAGAGGTCGTGGAGCGCCTGCAAGCGACGCCGTACGGGGACATCCTCAAGGAGAGCCTGGCGCGCGGCGTGCAGAGCCTCACGGACCTCGAAAACGCGCTCGACAAGCGCTACTACGCGCAGCTCCTCCACGCCGTCGAACCCGGAAACGAGCCCAACCGCGCGTTCCTCAAGTGGGTCCGCTTCGAGATCGACGCGCTCAACCTCAAGACGGCGCTTCGCCTGCGGGCCGACCGCATCGAGGAGCTTGGCGACCTCCACGTCCCGGGCGGCTCCGAAACGCCGGAGGAGCGCGTCAAGCGCTGGCTTCGCGCAAGCCCCGACGAGCTCCAGAGCGACGTCGCGAGCCTTCCGTTCGGCAAGGGCGCCCTGGCCGAGAAGCTCCGAGGCTTTGTCGAGCGCGGCGAACTCTCCGGCGTCGTGGCCGCGCTCGACAAGCAGCTCATCCTCTCGGCGCAGAGCTTCAGCCACCGCTACCCGCTGTCGGTGCTTCCCGTCGTCGACTACGTGCTTCGAAAGAAGGTCGAGGTGGACAATCTGCGCGTGCTTGCGCTTGGCAAGGCCGCGGGCCTTCCCGAGGCCACGCTCAAGGAGCTCCTGATCGTATGA
- a CDS encoding V-type ATP synthase subunit F, which produces MKEIAVLGPEEFVVGFRLAGVSRTTTTDEGAFAADLEKQLAAGNVGILVVPGEWAAKAPASLRRRLVESIDPVVIQLGGEAGTDDLREKVKRAIGIDLYK; this is translated from the coding sequence ATGAAGGAAATCGCCGTGCTGGGTCCCGAAGAGTTCGTCGTGGGCTTCCGCTTGGCGGGCGTGTCCCGCACGACCACGACGGACGAGGGCGCCTTCGCCGCCGACCTCGAGAAGCAGCTTGCGGCCGGCAACGTCGGGATCCTCGTCGTTCCCGGCGAGTGGGCGGCCAAGGCCCCCGCGAGCCTGCGCCGCCGGCTCGTCGAGTCGATCGACCCCGTCGTGATCCAGCTTGGCGGCGAGGCGGGAACCGACGACCTGCGCGAGAAGGTCAAGCGCGCCATCGGCATCGATCTCTACAAATGA
- a CDS encoding ATP synthase subunit A, which yields MATAQLATEKGVVYRVAGPVVTASGLRSRMYDVVFVGKEELMGEVIEIAGDKTVVQVYEDTSGIRPGEPVRETGQPLVVELGPGLLTSIYDGIQRPLVVLKDKMGDFISRGVLAPGLDRAKKWDFTPTVKRGDTVGPGQKIGTVQETPTILHHIMVPPNAKGGKVAEIKSGSFTVEDVIGKLDDGTELRLMQKWPVRQSRPVKEKLRPDIPLVTGTRILDGLFPVAKGGTAAIPGPFGSGKTVTQQTLAKWSDAEIVVYIGCGERGNEMTEVLTEFPELKDPKTGGPLMNRTVLIANTSNMPVAAREASVYTGIAIAEYYRDMGYDVSLMADSTSRWAEAMREISSRLEEMPGEEGYPAYLAAKLAEFYERAGRAVTLSGETGSVTAIGAVSPPGGDFSEPVTQNTLRIVKVFWALDAKLAQRRHFPSINWLNSYSLYQDLLQDWYRKNVAEDWSQIRNWTMDTLQTEAELQDIVQLVGSDALPDEQQVTLEVARMLREIFLQQNAFHPIDTFAPLARQYKILTAIKKFDTLARAALARGVPVKAIQGIKAKAELSKARFEANFDELYVKIVQQMDQEFAGLEKA from the coding sequence ATGGCAACCGCGCAACTTGCAACGGAGAAGGGCGTCGTCTACCGCGTGGCCGGTCCGGTCGTCACGGCCTCGGGCCTCCGCTCGCGCATGTACGACGTCGTGTTCGTCGGCAAGGAGGAGCTCATGGGCGAGGTCATCGAGATCGCCGGCGACAAGACGGTCGTCCAGGTCTACGAGGACACCTCCGGCATCCGCCCCGGCGAGCCCGTGCGCGAGACCGGCCAGCCGCTCGTGGTCGAGCTTGGCCCCGGACTTCTAACCTCCATCTACGACGGCATCCAGCGCCCGCTTGTCGTCCTCAAGGACAAGATGGGCGACTTCATCAGCCGCGGCGTGCTCGCGCCCGGCCTCGACCGCGCGAAGAAGTGGGACTTCACGCCCACGGTCAAGCGCGGCGACACGGTGGGCCCCGGCCAGAAGATCGGCACCGTGCAGGAGACGCCCACGATCCTCCACCACATCATGGTGCCGCCCAACGCCAAAGGCGGCAAGGTGGCCGAGATCAAGTCCGGCTCGTTCACGGTCGAGGACGTGATTGGCAAGCTCGACGACGGCACGGAGCTTCGCCTCATGCAGAAGTGGCCCGTCCGCCAGTCGCGCCCCGTCAAGGAGAAGCTTCGCCCCGACATCCCGCTTGTGACGGGCACGCGCATCCTCGACGGCCTGTTCCCCGTCGCCAAGGGCGGCACGGCGGCGATTCCCGGTCCCTTCGGCTCGGGCAAGACGGTCACGCAGCAGACGCTTGCCAAGTGGTCGGACGCCGAGATCGTCGTCTACATCGGCTGCGGCGAGCGCGGCAACGAGATGACCGAGGTCCTGACCGAGTTCCCCGAGCTCAAGGACCCCAAGACCGGCGGTCCCCTCATGAACCGCACCGTGCTCATCGCCAACACGAGCAACATGCCCGTCGCGGCGCGCGAGGCGTCCGTGTACACGGGCATCGCCATCGCGGAGTACTACCGCGACATGGGCTACGACGTCTCCCTCATGGCCGACTCCACCTCCCGGTGGGCCGAGGCCATGCGCGAGATCTCCTCGCGCCTCGAGGAGATGCCCGGCGAGGAAGGCTACCCCGCCTACCTCGCGGCCAAGCTCGCCGAGTTCTACGAGCGCGCCGGCCGCGCCGTCACGCTCTCGGGCGAGACGGGATCCGTCACGGCCATCGGCGCCGTCTCGCCGCCCGGCGGCGACTTCTCCGAGCCCGTCACGCAGAACACGCTTCGCATCGTGAAGGTCTTCTGGGCCCTTGACGCCAAGCTCGCCCAGCGCCGGCACTTCCCGAGCATCAACTGGCTCAACTCGTACTCCCTCTACCAGGACCTCCTGCAGGACTGGTACAGGAAGAACGTGGCCGAGGACTGGAGCCAGATCCGCAACTGGACCATGGACACGCTGCAGACCGAGGCCGAGCTTCAGGACATCGTGCAGCTCGTGGGCTCGGACGCGCTTCCCGACGAGCAGCAGGTCACGCTCGAGGTCGCGCGCATGCTGCGCGAGATCTTCCTCCAGCAGAACGCCTTCCACCCGATCGACACGTTTGCGCCCCTTGCCCGCCAGTACAAGATCCTCACGGCCATCAAGAAGTTCGACACGCTTGCCCGCGCGGCGCTTGCCCGCGGCGTGCCGGTGAAGGCCATCCAGGGAATCAAGGCCAAGGCCGAACTCTCGAAGGCCCGCTTCGAAGCGAACTTCGACGAGCTGTACGTGAAGATCGTGCAGCAGATGGACCAAGAGTTCGCCGGGCTCGAGAAGGCGTAG
- a CDS encoding transcriptional regulator gives MLPAIDPVIHQPQRLRILAALYRNRQASFVVLQRGLGLTSGNLASHAAKLEEAGFLESSRVLADLSFEVRFRITPRGIEAFHAYLASLKALVESVGLEEAPQVASGGEDEPLVRAGEAWEL, from the coding sequence GTGCTCCCAGCGATCGATCCTGTGATCCATCAGCCGCAACGTCTGCGCATCCTTGCGGCGTTGTACCGGAATCGTCAGGCTTCGTTCGTGGTCCTTCAGAGGGGACTTGGGCTAACGAGCGGAAACCTCGCGAGCCATGCGGCCAAGCTGGAGGAAGCGGGCTTTCTGGAGAGTTCGCGCGTGTTGGCGGACCTTTCGTTTGAGGTGCGGTTTCGGATCACGCCGCGGGGAATCGAGGCGTTCCACGCCTACCTTGCTTCGCTGAAGGCCCTCGTCGAGAGCGTCGGCCTTGAGGAGGCGCCGCAGGTCGCAAGCGGCGGGGAGGACGAGCCTCTTGTGAGGGCCGGCGAAGCGTGGGAACTCTAG